The following is a genomic window from Salarias fasciatus chromosome 10, fSalaFa1.1, whole genome shotgun sequence.
GAGTGACACGTTTCTCTGACAATATTTGAATTTGTTTCATTGGCAACTTTATTTACATACATTTCCATTTCCAGGTCCAAACAAGCTTCCAACAGATGTGGGGTGTGGCCTTGTATTGTCTTCATTTAAAGTTAAGTTAATAAGTACGctcaatttttaaaaacatcagcTGAGACCACATTGAGGTtttgtgtttcacataaaactgGCCACATCCCCCTTCACGTAAACAACCTTTCTCACCAAGAAAATGTCTTAACATTGTTGATCGAACCGTACAAACTAAACCAGTGATAAGGTGAGCCCATTAGAAACAAAAAAGTTAACAATTGATATTGCCCATGGTATTAAAACTTAGCCAACAGGCACCCAAGAGTGAAGGATCAGTATTTGTTTGGTGTGTAGGGACAGCTTATCACAGTACACAGAAGAAGTGTGCTGAAGCGATCAACAATTTGAGGAAGAAGGAAAATTAAACACAGAACAAATCAGCAGTGCTGAGCTTAAAAGGGGAAATTCCAAGTACATTAACAATGAATCAAACAACTGTAAAATTCTACCTTGCCGAGAAATTATATGCAGTATTTTCATTATCTTGGCTAATATGAGTATTTAAATCCAAGCAGCATCCCACTGGAAAGTAGACATTTTTCAGAGCAGGTGTTtgaacttttcacatttttttccaacacGTCTAACATCATCGCATTGCTGTGCACAATTGTGGCATCAAGTGGCGTATAAAACAAATCCAAATATCTGCTGTGAAGAGGGCAGTGAGCTCACCTTACCACACTGTGCCATCAACTATACAAATTTCTTCAACAACAATTACTGAGAGAAGTTGGCAACTATTAGTTTAGACCTACTTGTTGAAGACCATGAGGAGGGCACGTGCCAATAAGCCCCATTACTGTGTAGTGTCAGTTCACACATGTTGCAGCTGAATTGAATGAAGATCGCTGAAGAGGTATTGTGCAGTTTGGACTTCAGAAGTAGAAAATAATGACTATGTGTTTATAGGAAGGCATCGCACCATTCCTTGAGACAGCCAAAGCAGTCTCGCTGTTGCTTGGCATTTGCCCCACAGGTGTCCTTCAGCCAGTCTCGGAACAACTCCTCATCTTTCTTCAGCACCAGAAACTGCCCAAGAACGACGTACGCCTGAGAAGGGACAGACGGAGTCAGTGGAGAATCTGGAGGGAATGGTTTCCCCACAACAAGGGCCCTGTTGTCAAGAATCTACATTTAGATTGAAGCATGTGATGAACTGCACTGACGTGTCACTATCCTCTGCCCATtattttttgtgattaaaaGTGAAGAAACCCTCAAATTCAAAACTGGCAAACTAGTATCAGAGTTGGTTTGACCATCACCTTGTCAAAtcctttctcctccagcttttTACCCAGGACCTCCCCGATGCCTGCCAGAGCCATCACGTTCTTCTCCCCCATGGGCTCGGCCACAAACTCTTTGTGCTTTTGGGATGTTGACGACATGTCGGCTGTTCAGGCTGGACACAAGTTCCCagctgcaacacaaaaacacaaagttaaAGCAAGCTAACTATTGTAATTTTAATCAAATCCAATATTTTGGTCAAGTTGCATTTATGAAGTAATATATagtcctttttttccaaactttaCTTGAATATCGTCTCTGGCCTGAACACAACTCAAATTTACTGGCAGAAAATGAAACATCCAGACGAATGAATTCCTCAGGCAAAGATTTATCAAGTGTTTCAGAGTCAGAAGACATGAGTTGAAGCAGATTTTAGTTCCTACGCTCCTTATCTATGGGGAAAAGTTGATCCTCAATCACTTTGTTTAATATATTTCCTATAAAGCACTACGAatgccttgtgtctgaatggggCTACATAAATAAAGTCTGCCTTGCCCTAAAAAGGTGCTGGAGCAGTACAAAAGCATAGCATTTCAACTGTAACAAAAATCTTGAAGTATGCCTGAAAGTTCTCTGTTCACCATGCTATGTTAGCAAtgactttcactttcactttgttCAAACAGCCTTGATTGCTAAAATACCCATCCTTACATATTTGTTGAGtttttattaatgaataaaagtcaaaaccttgataaaaacaaagtttccaTTGTCCAGCACTTAACTAGAATAACTCAGGATGCTAATCTGCAACATATCAAAACGTTGatagaacattacaataaaaaaaacaacaactttgcTTTAAGCTACACTTAGTTTTAGTTTATAGCATTGAAACTGATGACTATTTTTACGAGTTACTTAAAATCAAAACGATTTGGAAAACACATAACGGAAAACGACTAGATCTTTATCCATCTTGAGCTAAAATGACACTACCGGGGTTTATCGTGAACTTCTCTTCACAAAATGCTCTTTCGCTGAGCTCTTTTCCGTTATGTGCCTGATGTGAGCATCCTTTACAGCTACAGGCCTGGAGCACACAGCCCGTCCAAGTTTACAGAGCTAACTGTTAGCCACATCTCCATTCAAACACACGGTTGAAATGCGCGCGCAACGcacttcagtgctaacagctttAGCACAAGCTAACTAGCATCGATGCGTTACTATTTCTCAATGAGCCACTATTGTCACCGAACAGGTAGAGCTTGATATGTTGAGCCATTCTATCCAATTCTGTGTATTCCATCGGCTCGCAACATGCTTGAAACTACAAGCGACACCCCTGAATCTAGGCGCCTTGTTAGCAAAACTTAAGGCTAATGTAAGTTCAAATAAGCTAACTACTGAAAGATTCACGACTACTTATCCATCACTTACACGTCACATCGCTTCGGTTAGCTCTTTCGAGCTACTGAATTAAGAAGGAAACAAACCAACCTTTAAAAAGTCCCGTCGAGTTAAAATTCGGTGTGTGGTGGTTTCTGTTTCTACACCGGCGACCACAATGCAATTCCCTGCGTCCTGACGTAATGACGTACAGAGACGAGCAGGATAAATAAGCGCGGCAATGCCTTGCGTCATGACGTCACACAGACGTACTGAGATGGGATCAATCGAGCCGCGGTCCAAACAGCCAATCACCTGCCATGGGAATACGCTAAGTTTCACTATGATGCGCAAAATATTATCCCCTCCGTGTACAGAAAGCACAGACACGGATCTAAACGTCCTCGAATGCCTGCAATGGCCATGTAAGTGTCTGTGGGTAAGCCTGTTGATCACGCTCTCCTTATTTGGAAGTACAGCATACGTCCAAATATGGAATAAATGCGCGAGCGCATACTTTGAagtgtcttttcctgtcagaggccgggggtgtcaaacataaggtctgcgGTTGAAAATCGGCCCATCAGAAGGTTCAAACCGTCCAGTAAACCATTTACTGGGAGCCGCATTGTTTTATGAAAAGAAGTCATTATAAAAGCTGGCAAACTTGTTTGTAAAGTAGTATTAGCATACTGTGGGTGTGTTTGGAAAAAGACTCACGCTGAAGGAAGCAGAAGTCATTTGTCCTGAGTGTCAGAGTTgtcaaaacaaagctgaaggAATGACTTCAAAGCTTTTTAGGCagctaaaaaagtaaaataaagaaaaagatacAGCCCCGTTGTTTAATTTTTGGATGCAACAACTGACTTTACACCATTGCTCAATTTCCTAAATGTTGGAAATCCTAGATGTTGCAACAGATTTGGAAAACATaagtaaaaatgaaattaaagaaaCTATATCCACAAGAGAGTATAAGAAAGAGACACTGTATACACAAGACAGGATAAGAATGAAACGAGTGTGCGAGGTTCACCAAAGAACAAAAAGTGTGATGTAGTAATGCGTGTGTCATAGGGTTTGTGCTAATCCAGATTAAAGTTGTTCACAGATTATTCTGATGTCATTTTGCTGGCCGAGACTGCTTAGGATTGAATTGAGCTGTATGTGACCGCTCAATTACATTAAAAGAGCTTTGACACCCCAGGTAAGACCAATGAGCTGTCATCTATGTTCGGATCAGTTCCCTTCATGACTGCACTTGACTTTTCATAACAGTATAAAGATAAACATAACCTTTTATGTTGTCGGTACCAAAatcaattgaaaacaaataccGGTTTAAATAACCATTCTGAGTCgtaataatgaaaaaatatatcaaaatgCGACATTTTTCTCCCATCTTTTATATTCACAAATTGAACAACTGATGGTGAAATATTTGAACTTTATTTGCTCATATGTAACAGAAATGAGATTCATGACATAATTGTGCGCATTAATGagctttttcctctgtttttgacCCTTGAATCCGCATCACATCTGCACCCGTCTTTGGAAAGAGAGGGAAGCTTGAGCAGGTTGCTACAGGGCTTTGTTAGTGCAACTTTGACAGTAACTATGGGTGTGCAGCTGGGATTAAGTGGCTGCGACTGAGCCTACAGGTCAGACAGAATGTTGGGGGCAAGGCTGCAGGTCAGCCCGGTGCCGTCAGGCTCCACATAGATCTTCTCTACAACTCCATCTTGCACTAACATGGAATACCTGAAAGACAAGGTGAGGTGAAAACTCCAAGAAGcagtgaaatctttttttttcttcttttttaaagaaacaataataaaaggta
Proteins encoded in this region:
- the LOC115395381 gene encoding barrier-to-autointegration factor, with the protein product MSSTSQKHKEFVAEPMGEKNVMALAGIGEVLGKKLEEKGFDKAYVVLGQFLVLKKDEELFRDWLKDTCGANAKQQRDCFGCLKEWCDAFL